One part of the Rutidosis leptorrhynchoides isolate AG116_Rl617_1_P2 chromosome 1, CSIRO_AGI_Rlap_v1, whole genome shotgun sequence genome encodes these proteins:
- the LOC139860161 gene encoding RNA polymerase sigma factor sigC isoform X1, giving the protein MGLRFRLNLKWGLSLQPHLSSSSSSFSSITCAASFKSKVVNYDMARVSLPISMESETSYNDTIIGNTCSSTSRILDTDYSEIGDIKRSVDNLLREYSLAFIASLQENKITQYRLLLENLVVLEDTFADSDVVALERDIWVQLEKLGALKFLRAPFSEMPKYPSLANYKNVETVKPIVHSTRKVNRRSQKERISKKVNGVCTVEFRSQAVNHKNSRRVNFSSRRSLNSKSGRVKITRNEAELSRGVKMVANLERIRNMLEEETGNMVSFSSWAAAAGVDKKELVENLQFGWCCRDELLRSTRSLVIYLAKNYNCQGIAFKDLIQAGNVGVLQGAERFDRTRGYKFSTYVQYWIKKSLLMLLSRHAREIRIPLTLSKAISKIQKAKKALDKGRGVCPDDCEIANFTGLSLAKIESASKCLRVVGSINQTNAKFWECMPDPTMMTPEEALMKEHMINEMYNRIEDLDARERKVLVLRFGLKGHQRKTLEEIGGYYGVSKEWIRRIERKALTKLKVDDEETLQSLRYYLCI; this is encoded by the exons ATGGGTTTGCGTTTCAGACTCAATTTGAAATGGGGTCTTTCCCTTCAACCTCATCTCTCCTCAAGTTCTTCATCTTTTTCCTCCATTACATGTGCTGCATCCT TTAAAAGCAAAGTTGTGAATTATGATATGGCAAGGGTATCTCTACCAATTTCAATGGAGAGTGAGACTTCTTATAATGATACTATTATCGGAAACACATGTTCGTCCACTTCTCGAATCTTGGATACCGATTACTCTGAAATCGGAGATATTAAG AGGAGTGTTGACAATTTGTTACGAGAATATAGTTTAGCGTTCATTGCCAGCTTACAAGAAAACAAGATAACACAATATCGGTTACTCTTAGAAAATCTTGTTGTCTTGGAGGATACATTTGCGGATTCGGATGTGGTAGCGTTAGAACGTGACATATGGGTTCAATTAGAAAAGCTTGGAGCTTTAAAATTTCTTCGTGCTCCTTTTTCAGAAATGCCCAAATACCCATCTCTAGCTAATTATAAAAATGTTGAAACGGTCAAGCCTATAGTGCATTCAACTAGAAAGGTTAATAGAAGATCACAAAAGGAGCGAATATCGAAGAAGGTAAATGGTGTTTGTACAGTGGAGTTTCGCTCACAAGCAGTCAACCATAAGAATTCAAGACGGGTCAACTTTTCCTCGAGACGATCATTGAATTCTAAAAGTGGAAGGGTCAAAATCACTAGGAATGAGGCGGAGCTATCACGAGGAGTTAAG ATGGTTGCTAATTTGGAGAGAATTAGAAATATGTTAGAAGAAGAAACAGGGAATATGGTTAGTTTTAGTAGTTGGGCAGCAGCTGCTGGGGTTGACAAGAAAGAATTGGTTGAAAACTTGCAATTTGGTTGGTGTTGCAGGGATGAGCTTTTGAGAAGTACACGGTCCTTAGTTATATACCTTGCAAAGAACTATAATTGTCAAGGAATAGCCTTCAAAGATTTAATTCAG GCAGGAAATGTTGGCGTTCTTCAAGGTGCGGAACGCTTTGACCGGACCAGAGGATATAAATTCTCGACGTATGTACAGTATTGGATTAAGAAATCATTGTTGATGTTGCTATCTCGACATGCTAGAGAGATAAGGATACCC CTTACATTGAGCAAGGCCATAAGTAAGATTCAAAAAGCTAAAAAAGCGCTCGATAAAGGCCGCGGAGTATGCCCAGACGATTGTGAAATCGCCAATTTCACCGGTCTTTCATTGGCTAAAATTGAATCCGCTAGTAAATGCCTTAGAGTTGTCGGTTCTATCAATCAGACAAATGCCAAGTTTTGG GAATGCATGCCTGATCCAACAATGATGACACCAGAAGAAGCGCTCATGAAGGAACATATGATAAACGAAATGTACAACCGAATCGAAGATTTAGATGCTAGAGAAAGGAAAGTGTTGGTTTTGAGATTCGGGCTGAAAGGACATCAACGAAAGACATTAGAGGAGATCGGAGGGTATTATGGTGTGAGTAAAGAATGGATTCGAAGAATAGAAAGGAAAGCATTAACGAAACTAAAAGTTGATGATGAAGAAACATTACAAAGTTTAAGATATTATCTGTGCATATAA
- the LOC139860161 gene encoding RNA polymerase sigma factor sigC isoform X2: MGLRFRLNLKWGLSLQPHLSSSSSSFSSITCAASFKSKVVNYDMARVSLPISMESETSYNDTIIGNTCSSTSRILDTDYSEIGDIKRSVDNLLREYSLAFIASLQENKITQYRLLLENLVVLEDTFADSDVVALERDIWVQLEKLGALKFLRAPFSEMPKYPSLANYKNVETVKPIVHSTRKVNRRSQKERISKKVNGVCTVEFRSQAVNHKNSRRVNFSSRRSLNSKSGRVKITRNEAELSRGMVANLERIRNMLEEETGNMVSFSSWAAAAGVDKKELVENLQFGWCCRDELLRSTRSLVIYLAKNYNCQGIAFKDLIQAGNVGVLQGAERFDRTRGYKFSTYVQYWIKKSLLMLLSRHAREIRIPLTLSKAISKIQKAKKALDKGRGVCPDDCEIANFTGLSLAKIESASKCLRVVGSINQTNAKFWECMPDPTMMTPEEALMKEHMINEMYNRIEDLDARERKVLVLRFGLKGHQRKTLEEIGGYYGVSKEWIRRIERKALTKLKVDDEETLQSLRYYLCI; the protein is encoded by the exons ATGGGTTTGCGTTTCAGACTCAATTTGAAATGGGGTCTTTCCCTTCAACCTCATCTCTCCTCAAGTTCTTCATCTTTTTCCTCCATTACATGTGCTGCATCCT TTAAAAGCAAAGTTGTGAATTATGATATGGCAAGGGTATCTCTACCAATTTCAATGGAGAGTGAGACTTCTTATAATGATACTATTATCGGAAACACATGTTCGTCCACTTCTCGAATCTTGGATACCGATTACTCTGAAATCGGAGATATTAAG AGGAGTGTTGACAATTTGTTACGAGAATATAGTTTAGCGTTCATTGCCAGCTTACAAGAAAACAAGATAACACAATATCGGTTACTCTTAGAAAATCTTGTTGTCTTGGAGGATACATTTGCGGATTCGGATGTGGTAGCGTTAGAACGTGACATATGGGTTCAATTAGAAAAGCTTGGAGCTTTAAAATTTCTTCGTGCTCCTTTTTCAGAAATGCCCAAATACCCATCTCTAGCTAATTATAAAAATGTTGAAACGGTCAAGCCTATAGTGCATTCAACTAGAAAGGTTAATAGAAGATCACAAAAGGAGCGAATATCGAAGAAGGTAAATGGTGTTTGTACAGTGGAGTTTCGCTCACAAGCAGTCAACCATAAGAATTCAAGACGGGTCAACTTTTCCTCGAGACGATCATTGAATTCTAAAAGTGGAAGGGTCAAAATCACTAGGAATGAGGCGGAGCTATCACGAGGA ATGGTTGCTAATTTGGAGAGAATTAGAAATATGTTAGAAGAAGAAACAGGGAATATGGTTAGTTTTAGTAGTTGGGCAGCAGCTGCTGGGGTTGACAAGAAAGAATTGGTTGAAAACTTGCAATTTGGTTGGTGTTGCAGGGATGAGCTTTTGAGAAGTACACGGTCCTTAGTTATATACCTTGCAAAGAACTATAATTGTCAAGGAATAGCCTTCAAAGATTTAATTCAG GCAGGAAATGTTGGCGTTCTTCAAGGTGCGGAACGCTTTGACCGGACCAGAGGATATAAATTCTCGACGTATGTACAGTATTGGATTAAGAAATCATTGTTGATGTTGCTATCTCGACATGCTAGAGAGATAAGGATACCC CTTACATTGAGCAAGGCCATAAGTAAGATTCAAAAAGCTAAAAAAGCGCTCGATAAAGGCCGCGGAGTATGCCCAGACGATTGTGAAATCGCCAATTTCACCGGTCTTTCATTGGCTAAAATTGAATCCGCTAGTAAATGCCTTAGAGTTGTCGGTTCTATCAATCAGACAAATGCCAAGTTTTGG GAATGCATGCCTGATCCAACAATGATGACACCAGAAGAAGCGCTCATGAAGGAACATATGATAAACGAAATGTACAACCGAATCGAAGATTTAGATGCTAGAGAAAGGAAAGTGTTGGTTTTGAGATTCGGGCTGAAAGGACATCAACGAAAGACATTAGAGGAGATCGGAGGGTATTATGGTGTGAGTAAAGAATGGATTCGAAGAATAGAAAGGAAAGCATTAACGAAACTAAAAGTTGATGATGAAGAAACATTACAAAGTTTAAGATATTATCTGTGCATATAA
- the LOC139860174 gene encoding vacuolar protein sorting-associated protein 32 homolog 1-like has translation MFSRIFGKPKQETNAVTTLEKLNETLEMLEKKEKVLLKKASAEVDKAKEFTRAKNKRAAIQCLKRKRLYEQQVEQLGNFQLRIHDQMIMLEGAKATTETVDALRTGAQAMKAMQKAVNIDDVDKTMEEINEQTENMKLIQEALATPIGSAADFDEDELEAELEELEGAELEDLLLQPATTAPETPVHVPTGRIPTRPPPRQNTAEDDELAALQAEMAL, from the exons ATGTTTTCTCGAATATTTGGGAAACCTAAGCAGGAAACTAACGCTGTAACAACGTTAGAAAAATTAAATGAG ACACTTGAAATGCTAGAGAAGAAAGAAAAAGTACTTTTGAAGAAAGCTTCTGCAGAAGTTGATAAAGCCAAGGAGTTCACCAGAGCTAAAAATAAAAGGG CTGCAATTCAGTGTTTAAAGCGAAAAAGACTTTATGAACAGCAAGTTGAACAGCTTGGAAATTTTCAATTGCGTATTCATGATCAG ATGATAATGCTTGAAGGTGCAAAAGCCACCACAGAGACGGTTGATGCTTTAAGGACTGGAGCTCAAGCTATGAAGGCAATGCAAAAGGCTGT GAATATTGATGATGTGGACAAGACAATGGAGGAGATTAATGAGCAAACGGAAAATATGAAATTAATTCAGGAAGCACTGGCAACACCTATTGGTTCGGCAGCTGATTTTGATGAG GATGAGTTGGAGGCTGAACTTGAAGAATTAGAAGGAGCTGAGTTGGAGGACTTGCTTCTACAGCCTGCCACAACGGCTCCGGAAACACCTGTGCACGTGCCTACTGGAAGAATACCGACACGTCCACCTCCACGTCAGAACACTGCCGAGGATGACGAACTTGCTGCATTGCAGGCAGAAATGGCACTGTAA